In the Sphingomonas sp. LM7 genome, one interval contains:
- a CDS encoding MipA/OmpV family protein, translating into MIKALLAAATLPALLLATGASAQEESPAKEPRRFRVALGPQLLPKYPGSEDLLIAPLWDISLSRGDTPFEFESADQNADLTVVETGGFSFGPAFAFEGSRRRNETDLPVDEVGVSIEAGGFVQAWLGSSIRARGELRKGVSGHKALVGNVSVDYVARDGDKWLFSLGPRISLSDRKYQEAYFGVNAAASARTGLTPYAPSGGLHAVGAAATTLFQFDKSWGVYGYAKYDRLVSDAADSPIVRAIGSRNQLSGGVALTFTFGGNR; encoded by the coding sequence ATGATCAAAGCGCTCCTGGCTGCCGCCACCCTCCCCGCCCTCCTCCTCGCCACCGGCGCCTCCGCACAGGAGGAAAGCCCCGCCAAGGAGCCCCGCCGCTTCCGTGTCGCGCTGGGACCCCAGCTGCTGCCCAAATATCCCGGTTCCGAGGACCTGCTGATCGCACCCTTGTGGGACATCTCGCTGAGCCGCGGCGACACCCCGTTCGAATTCGAATCGGCCGACCAGAACGCCGACCTCACGGTGGTCGAGACCGGCGGTTTCTCGTTCGGTCCGGCCTTCGCGTTCGAAGGCAGCCGCCGCCGCAACGAGACCGATTTGCCGGTCGACGAAGTCGGCGTCTCGATCGAGGCCGGCGGCTTCGTCCAGGCATGGCTCGGTTCCTCGATCCGCGCGCGGGGCGAACTGCGCAAGGGCGTTTCCGGGCACAAGGCGCTGGTCGGCAATGTCAGCGTCGATTACGTCGCGCGCGACGGCGACAAATGGCTGTTCTCGCTCGGCCCGCGCATCTCGCTGTCGGACCGCAAATACCAGGAAGCCTATTTCGGCGTGAACGCAGCGGCGAGCGCGCGCACCGGCTTGACGCCCTATGCGCCCAGCGGTGGCCTGCATGCCGTGGGCGCTGCCGCGACGACGCTGTTCCAGTTCGACAAGAGCTGGGGCGTATATGGCTACGCCAAATATGACCGCCTCGTCTCGGATGCGGCGGATTCGCCGATCGTCCGCGCGATCGGTTCGCGCAACCAGCTTTCGGGCGGCGTCGCGCTGACCTTCACCTTTGGCGGCAACCGATAG
- a CDS encoding acetolactate synthase 3 large subunit, which yields MQQKEAHVTEKSGADILIEALSDLGVEVIFGYPGGAVLPIYDAIFKQDRIKHILVRHEQAATHAAEGYARSTGKPGVVLVTSGPGATNAVTGITDALMDSIPMVVITGQVPTALIGTDAFQEADTVGITRHCTKHNYLVKAPETLGSIIHEAFHIATSGRPGPVVVDIPKDVQVATARYEAPGPIQHKTYRPQTQPDAAKIQEAVDMLAAAERPIFYTGGGIINSGPEASRLLRELAAMTGAPVTSTLMGLGALPASSDQWLGMLGMHGTYEANWAMNKADLIIAFGARFDDRVTGRLDAFAPHARKVHIDIDRSSVNKNVRVDLPIIGDVGIALREMIDCWNARQHPRPDLTEWWGRINGWRQTRCLDFEDRQDVIMPQRAIRALWEATHARSPIITTEVGQHQMWAAQHFDFEEPNKWLTSGGLGTMGYGLPAAIGAQLGNPDALVIDIAGEASIQMNIQELATATQYRLPVKIFILNNEYMGMVRQWQELTYQSRYSESYSDTLPDFVKLGEAYGWKGIRIDARGDLEDGIQAMLDHDGPVIVDCRVAKLANCFPMIPSGAAHTEMLLQAAEVSGEMDDEAKALV from the coding sequence TTGCAGCAAAAGGAGGCCCACGTGACCGAGAAGAGCGGAGCAGACATCCTGATCGAGGCGTTGAGCGACCTCGGTGTGGAGGTCATCTTCGGCTATCCTGGCGGCGCGGTGCTTCCGATTTACGATGCGATCTTCAAGCAGGATCGAATTAAACACATTCTCGTCCGGCATGAGCAGGCGGCGACGCATGCCGCCGAAGGCTATGCCCGCTCGACCGGCAAGCCCGGTGTCGTGCTCGTCACCTCGGGGCCCGGCGCGACCAACGCCGTCACCGGGATCACCGACGCGCTGATGGATTCGATCCCGATGGTCGTCATCACCGGCCAGGTTCCCACCGCCCTGATCGGCACCGACGCGTTCCAGGAAGCCGATACCGTCGGCATCACGCGGCACTGCACCAAGCATAATTACCTGGTGAAGGCGCCCGAGACGCTTGGCAGCATCATCCATGAGGCGTTCCACATCGCCACGTCGGGCCGCCCCGGTCCGGTGGTCGTGGACATCCCCAAGGACGTCCAGGTCGCGACGGCACGCTACGAAGCGCCCGGCCCGATCCAGCACAAGACCTATCGCCCGCAGACCCAGCCCGACGCGGCGAAGATCCAGGAAGCGGTCGACATGCTCGCCGCGGCCGAGCGCCCGATCTTCTATACCGGCGGCGGGATCATCAATTCGGGTCCCGAGGCGTCCAGGCTCCTGCGCGAGCTTGCGGCGATGACGGGCGCGCCGGTCACTTCGACGCTGATGGGGCTCGGCGCCCTGCCCGCTTCGTCGGACCAGTGGCTCGGCATGCTCGGCATGCACGGCACCTACGAAGCCAATTGGGCGATGAACAAGGCCGATCTGATCATCGCCTTCGGCGCGCGTTTCGACGATCGCGTCACCGGCCGGCTCGATGCGTTCGCGCCGCATGCGCGGAAGGTCCATATCGATATCGACCGGTCGAGCGTGAACAAGAATGTCCGCGTCGACCTGCCGATCATCGGCGATGTCGGCATCGCGCTGCGCGAAATGATCGATTGCTGGAACGCGCGTCAGCATCCCCGGCCCGATCTCACCGAATGGTGGGGCCGGATCAACGGCTGGCGCCAGACCCGCTGCCTCGATTTCGAGGACAGGCAGGACGTCATCATGCCGCAGCGCGCAATCCGTGCGCTGTGGGAGGCGACGCATGCCCGCAGTCCGATCATCACCACCGAAGTCGGCCAGCACCAGATGTGGGCTGCCCAGCATTTCGATTTCGAGGAGCCCAACAAGTGGCTCACCAGCGGCGGTCTGGGCACGATGGGCTATGGCCTGCCCGCCGCGATCGGCGCGCAACTCGGCAATCCCGACGCCCTGGTTATCGACATCGCGGGCGAAGCGAGCATCCAGATGAACATCCAGGAGCTTGCGACCGCTACGCAATATCGCCTGCCGGTGAAGATATTCATTCTCAACAATGAATATATGGGGATGGTCCGCCAGTGGCAGGAGCTGACCTATCAGTCGCGCTATTCGGAAAGCTATTCGGATACGCTGCCCGATTTCGTGAAGCTCGGCGAAGCCTATGGCTGGAAGGGCATCCGCATCGACGCGCGCGGCGATCTGGAGGACGGCATCCAGGCGATGCTCGACCATGACGGCCCGGTGATCGTCGATTGCCGCGT
- the serB gene encoding phosphoserine phosphatase SerB: MFIATFIAAGRLKEEDIQHACELLRFNGQVPTAKWLEEGTACDIFYDGDPDFDGAVSRNDGVAAGHMWLDDMFQGYDIVIQPAEGREKKLLVADMDSTMITVECIDELADYAGIKAQIAEVTERAMRGELDFGAALDARVALLKDLEESAIDRCLAERVKLMPGAKTLVRTMKARGATTILVSGGFTRFAEPVGAEIGFDRVIANVLEIGQARLTGTVTKPIVDSATKETTLLGALAELGLPAEASMAVGDGANDLAMIRQAGLGVAYHAKPIVAAAAGARIDHGDLTALLYAQGIARSEWIDG, translated from the coding sequence TTGTTCATTGCTACATTCATAGCTGCCGGCCGGCTAAAAGAAGAAGACATTCAGCATGCGTGCGAGCTGCTGCGGTTCAACGGCCAAGTGCCGACGGCGAAGTGGCTGGAGGAGGGGACCGCATGCGATATCTTCTATGACGGCGATCCGGATTTCGACGGTGCGGTGTCCCGTAACGACGGCGTAGCCGCAGGTCATATGTGGCTGGACGACATGTTCCAGGGCTATGATATAGTCATTCAACCTGCCGAGGGACGCGAGAAGAAGCTGCTCGTCGCCGACATGGATTCGACGATGATCACCGTCGAATGCATCGACGAACTCGCCGACTATGCCGGGATCAAGGCGCAGATCGCCGAAGTCACCGAGCGGGCGATGCGCGGCGAGCTCGATTTCGGCGCGGCGCTCGATGCGCGAGTCGCGCTGCTCAAGGATCTCGAGGAAAGTGCGATCGATCGCTGCCTGGCCGAGCGCGTGAAGCTGATGCCGGGCGCGAAGACGCTGGTGCGGACGATGAAGGCGCGCGGCGCGACGACGATCCTCGTGTCGGGCGGATTCACGCGATTTGCCGAGCCGGTGGGTGCGGAGATCGGCTTCGATCGGGTGATCGCAAACGTGCTCGAGATTGGCCAGGCGCGGCTCACCGGCACCGTAACCAAGCCGATCGTCGACAGCGCGACCAAGGAGACGACGCTGCTGGGCGCGCTTGCCGAACTGGGCCTGCCTGCCGAGGCGTCCATGGCCGTGGGCGACGGTGCGAACGACCTCGCGATGATCCGCCAGGCCGGGCTGGGCGTGGCGTACCACGCCAAGCCGATCGTCGCGGCCGCGGCCGGCGCGCGGATCGACCATGGCGACCTGACCGCCCTGCTCTATGCGCAGGGCATCGCCCGATCGGAATGGATCGACGGCTGA
- a CDS encoding SPOR domain-containing protein codes for MKSLWMAGLASALLVAPASAQRAPVAAQEDPVKAGVDAYDRGDYRTAVEKWRPEANRGNADAQFNMGQAYKLGRGVPADSKQAEAWYRKAVLQGHEQAEGYYGVTLFENGKRSEAVQWLQRAVSRDDARAQYILGIMLFNADGVQKDWVRAYALMVRSSVTGLDPAIKARAQMDQFMPLDDRQKGLALSRKYEEEFSRGGRPLPPVEVAEVNRPVPVETRPAPPAVNRPAPRPVQSAPQPAPAAPARDGGWRVQLGAFGDANNARKLWSQVGGRFPGRQPYYVKAGALTKLLVGPYASRATAASACGSVKPCVPVTR; via the coding sequence ATGAAGTCTTTGTGGATGGCCGGTCTGGCGAGTGCGCTGCTCGTGGCGCCCGCGTCTGCGCAGCGCGCGCCGGTCGCGGCGCAGGAAGACCCGGTCAAGGCCGGAGTCGACGCCTATGATCGTGGCGATTATCGCACCGCAGTCGAGAAATGGCGTCCCGAGGCCAATCGCGGCAATGCCGACGCGCAGTTCAACATGGGCCAGGCCTATAAGCTCGGCCGCGGCGTCCCTGCCGATTCCAAGCAAGCCGAAGCCTGGTATCGCAAGGCAGTGCTCCAGGGCCACGAACAGGCCGAGGGCTATTACGGCGTCACCCTGTTCGAGAACGGCAAGCGGTCCGAAGCGGTGCAGTGGCTCCAGCGCGCGGTCAGCCGCGACGATGCCCGTGCGCAATATATCCTCGGCATCATGCTGTTCAACGCCGACGGCGTACAGAAGGACTGGGTCCGCGCCTATGCGCTGATGGTCCGTTCGTCCGTGACCGGGCTCGACCCGGCGATCAAGGCGCGCGCGCAGATGGACCAGTTCATGCCGCTCGACGACCGTCAGAAGGGCCTCGCGCTCTCGCGTAAATACGAAGAGGAATTCAGTCGCGGCGGCAGGCCGCTCCCGCCGGTCGAAGTTGCGGAGGTCAATCGCCCCGTCCCGGTCGAAACGCGCCCTGCGCCGCCCGCCGTCAACCGCCCTGCTCCTCGGCCGGTTCAGTCCGCGCCCCAGCCCGCCCCGGCGGCACCCGCACGCGACGGCGGCTGGCGCGTCCAGCTCGGCGCGTTCGGCGACGCGAACAATGCCCGCAAGCTGTGGAGCCAGGTCGGCGGACGCTTCCCGGGCCGCCAGCCTTATTACGTCAAGGCAGGCGCGCTGACCAAGCTGCTGGTCGGCCCCTATGCCTCGCGCGCCACCGCGGCTTCTGCATGCGGCAGCGTCAAGCCGTGCGTGCCCGTCACCCGCTGA
- a CDS encoding VOC family protein gives MEAQELHRGRLIDHIQLVVRDLPASQRFYEAVFDVLGVPMGGIAEDYFWADELFVSTADSQAAQGKLTGRHHLAFQARGRGAVEAFHRAGIAAGGSDNGAPGERPYHPGYYAAFLLDPDGNNIEAVFHGPHERSSDSVKISFES, from the coding sequence ATGGAAGCGCAGGAACTGCATCGCGGACGGCTGATCGATCATATCCAGCTCGTCGTTCGCGACCTTCCGGCAAGCCAGCGTTTCTATGAGGCCGTGTTCGACGTGCTCGGCGTCCCGATGGGCGGGATTGCCGAGGATTATTTCTGGGCCGACGAGCTGTTCGTCTCCACCGCCGACAGCCAGGCCGCGCAGGGCAAGCTGACCGGTCGCCACCACCTCGCCTTCCAGGCCAGGGGCCGCGGCGCAGTCGAGGCCTTCCACCGCGCCGGCATTGCCGCGGGCGGCAGCGACAATGGCGCGCCGGGCGAGCGGCCCTATCATCCGGGCTATTACGCCGCCTTCCTGCTCGATCCCGACGGCAACAATATCGAAGCCGTCTTCCACGGCCCGCACGAACGCAGCAGCGACTCGGTCAAGATCTCGTTCGAAAGCTGA
- a CDS encoding ParA family protein — protein MRVLAMASQKGGSGKTTLSGHLAVQAQLAGHGPVVLIDIDPQGSLSDWWNERDTEYPAFAQTTVARLQADLEVLRQQGFRMAVIDTPPAITMAIQSVIQVAELIVIPTRPSPHDLRAVGATVDLCERAGKPLIFVVNAATPKARITSEAAVALSQHGTVAPITLHHRTDFASSMIDGRTVMETDPRGKSAGEVAGLWAYIHDRLEKNFRRTVFAAPTQPSQFGQAPRAGGFGRRVVG, from the coding sequence ATGCGCGTTCTAGCGATGGCATCGCAGAAGGGTGGTTCTGGAAAGACCACGCTGTCCGGTCACCTAGCGGTGCAGGCACAGCTGGCTGGTCACGGACCCGTCGTTCTCATCGATATCGACCCTCAGGGTTCGCTCTCCGACTGGTGGAACGAGCGCGACACCGAGTATCCGGCGTTCGCGCAGACCACGGTCGCGCGGCTCCAGGCGGATCTCGAGGTCCTGCGCCAGCAGGGCTTCCGCATGGCGGTGATCGACACGCCCCCCGCCATCACCATGGCGATCCAGAGCGTGATCCAGGTCGCCGAGCTGATCGTCATCCCGACGCGTCCTTCGCCGCACGATCTGCGTGCCGTCGGCGCCACGGTCGATCTGTGCGAGCGCGCCGGCAAGCCGCTGATCTTCGTGGTCAACGCCGCGACGCCCAAGGCGCGGATCACGTCGGAAGCCGCAGTCGCGTTGTCGCAGCACGGCACCGTCGCGCCGATCACGCTGCATCACCGTACCGATTTCGCCTCGTCGATGATCGATGGCCGCACGGTCATGGAAACCGATCCGCGCGGCAAGTCCGCCGGTGAGGTCGCCGGGCTCTGGGCCTATATCCACGACCGGCTCGAAAAGAATTTCCGCCGTACCGTATTCGCGGCACCGACGCAGCCGAGCCAGTTCGGCCAGGCACCGCGCGCAGGTGGCTTCGGCCGCCGCGTGGTCGGCTGA
- the miaA gene encoding tRNA (adenosine(37)-N6)-dimethylallyltransferase MiaA, with the protein MNKGHLPKVALIAGPTASGKSALALALAEKHRGTVINADSMQVYADLRILTARPTVDEESRVPHRLFGHIDGADSYSAARWAAEARAAITEAQQDSRLPILVGGTGLYLRTLLEGIAPVPEIDPDIRQQVRALPVAQAHALLADADPEAAARLGPGDTSRVSRALEVVRSTGKPLAHWQTRRLGGIADEIHLAPILLLPDRDWLGERIDRRFADMLDQGRAEATALLARTDIPADAPVLRAIGVPELRGLFAGETDVVQAATAGALATRQYAKRQYTWFRRQTPEDWERVSETEKNVRMTRIETKLHL; encoded by the coding sequence ATGAACAAGGGTCACCTCCCGAAGGTCGCGCTCATCGCAGGGCCGACCGCGAGCGGCAAGTCCGCGCTCGCGCTGGCGTTGGCCGAAAAGCATCGCGGCACCGTGATCAATGCCGATTCGATGCAGGTCTATGCCGATCTGCGCATCCTCACCGCGCGTCCCACCGTGGACGAAGAATCGCGCGTCCCCCACCGCCTGTTCGGCCATATCGACGGCGCCGACTCCTATTCGGCCGCGCGCTGGGCGGCCGAAGCGCGCGCCGCGATCACCGAGGCGCAGCAGGACAGCCGCCTGCCCATCCTCGTCGGCGGGACCGGCCTGTACCTGCGCACGCTGCTGGAAGGCATCGCGCCGGTGCCCGAGATCGATCCCGACATCCGCCAGCAAGTCCGCGCACTGCCGGTCGCGCAGGCGCATGCCCTGCTCGCCGATGCGGACCCGGAAGCCGCCGCCCGGCTCGGCCCCGGCGACACCAGCCGCGTCTCGCGCGCACTCGAGGTGGTGCGCTCGACCGGCAAGCCCCTCGCCCATTGGCAGACGCGCCGGCTGGGCGGGATCGCGGATGAGATCCACCTCGCCCCCATCCTCCTGCTTCCCGACCGCGACTGGCTGGGCGAGCGCATCGATCGCCGCTTCGCCGACATGCTCGATCAGGGCCGCGCCGAGGCGACCGCGCTGCTCGCCCGCACCGATATTCCAGCCGACGCGCCGGTGCTCCGCGCGATCGGTGTGCCCGAACTGCGCGGATTGTTTGCGGGCGAGACCGATGTCGTGCAGGCTGCTACCGCAGGCGCGCTCGCCACGCGGCAATATGCCAAACGGCAGTACACCTGGTTCCGCCGGCAGACGCCGGAGGACTGGGAGCGCGTGAGCGAGACAGAAAAAAACGTTCGAATGACTAGAATTGAAACTAAATTACATCTATAA